Genomic DNA from Paenibacillus borealis:
TAGTAAGAGTATTGCTGGATAACGAGAAGGATCATTTAAGCGTGGAAGAGGTCTATATGCTGGTCAAGCGCAGTTATCCGCATCTGGGACTGGCGACCGTATACCGTACCTTGGAGCTGCTGTGTGAACTTCATATTGTAGAAAAGATGAATTTCGGCGATGGCGTTGCCCGCTATGACCTGCGCGGTGACGATCATGTTCATATGCATCACCACCTGATCTGCAATGTATGCGGTAAGCTGGAGGAGATTAAGGATGACTGGCTGGTGGATCTTGAAGCGCGGCTGGCCCGTGAGTATGGCTTCAGTGTGACCGATCACCGGCTTGATTTCAAAGGCACCTATAATACCTGCAAAGGAAACGGCTGTAAGGGCGATAAAGAATGCCGGGCTGTTTCCTGAGCTGCAGCTGGGGAATATTCAAAGGCGCATGGCTGATTAATAGCCGGCGTCTTTTTATTTGATTTCAGCGGAGAATCAGCGTATTTGCGACTTATGGAGCAGGGATATGAGGCTGGTGCACATGCTATAATGACGTTATGCCAAAAAAAGTGAACCATGATGAACGCCGTAATCATCTGGCGGAGGCGGCTTGGCGGATCATCCGGCGTGATGGTCTGGAAGCTGTATCCGTGCGGAATGTTGCCAGGGAGGCGGGCATGTCGCTGGGATCGCTGCGGCATTATTTTGCCAGCCAATCCGAGCTGCTTGCCTTCTCCATGAGACTGGTGAGCGAACGAAGCTACCAGAGAGTTGAGGTCTTTCAATACTCGGGGAATCCCCGGGAGGATGTGGAGAGGTTGATTCATGAATTAATGCCCATTGATGAAGAGAGGAGAGCGGAAGCGGAGGTCTGGCTGGCTTTTGTCGGACGGGCAGCAGCGGACCCCGCCATACAGGCGCTGAAACAGGAAGTACATAACGGGCTGTATAGCGGATTCTGCCAGATGATGGAGTACCTGGATGCGGTGAATCTGTTAAGACAAGACCTGGATCTGGACCGGGAAATCAAAATGCTGCATGCTCTGGTGGACGGATTGGTCGTTCATAGTGTGATCTATCCTGAGATGGTTACACCGGAAGATATGATTCAGCTGATTTCCAGTCATCTTGATAAGCTGATGGCTTAAACATCCGGTCCAATGCGGATGAAGTTCCAAAAAGATTGAACTTGTGATTTTTCTATTACAGGTTCAATCTTTTTTAATCTTCGGAATCGGCAGACCCACCGCTGCTACGGCCGGTTCGGCACGAAGGATTTGATCCAGCTCCCGAAGCTTCCGGGATTGCGGGTCTGTACCAGAACGACGCCTTCGCCGCGGAACCGGCAGACCAGTGCCTCCCCGCTGGTTAAGCTGTTCAGCCAGCCGGAGGCTGCTTTTTCCACCTTATAATCCATATAATCCGGCCAGGCCACGAGGTGGCCGTTATCAATGATCATTTCTTCGCCAGGGCCGAGGTTGATGGCGTGAATGGCTCCGAAGGAGGAGAGAAAGACCGTTCCTCTGCCGCTGATTTCAATGATGAAGAAGCCTTCGCCGGAGAATAAGCCGCGGGTCAGATTCTGCATTTTGGTATTGACCTGAATGCCATGGGTTCCGGCCAGGAAACCATCCTTTTGCACCATCAGCTTGTACGACCCGTCCAGCTCAATAGCTTGAATATCCCCGATTGCCCCCGGTGAGAGCAGCACTTCACTCTGTCCGCGGGTGGCGGTCAGCTCCTGGAAGAAGAATTTCTCCCCGCTCAGCATCCGGCCGAGTCCGCGCATAATACCGCCGTCTACCGTTCCTCTCAGCTCCACATTCGGCGACATGGCGACCATCGCTCCCATTTCCGCCTTCACACTTTCTCCTGACTCCAAGACTACCTTCAGCATGGCAAAAGCGCCGTCATACAGCACATCGTATTTCATTAATATCTCCTCCTGATTCTGCCTATTCCATTCTAAGTATAATTGATGACTTTCTTCTGCCAGAAGCATGTACCTTGTCCATCAAGAATACTGTAACAAGCTGCACCGCTGCAAGCTGAGGACAAGGCAGTGTAAGCTGACCGCAAAGGAATAAACTATTATAGTTAATTATACCGGGCACTGGTGTGGTGATTATGTTAAAATTAAACTAACAGTACTGCATGTACTGAATAAGCTTATGACAAAGGAGTGTTGCCGCATATGGCACGTACACGCACGCAAAAAGCTCTGCTGAAGGCAGAGCGCTCCGGCACCTGGTGTGCCGAAAGAAACCGCAGGATGAATCAGGATTACGGCGCCATCTCCCAGCATGTACGGATGACACCCGGCAAGCGCCAGCAATTGAATAAAGTCAAACACAAGGAGCGGATCAATGGTGATGGCGCTCCTTTTGCATGCCGCCTGGTCTCGTGACCTTACACCTGCGCCCTGCTATGGATGCGGTATTGCTTGGGGGACATTCCGAACCGGCTGCGGAATACACGGTGGAAGTACGTATAGTTGGCAAAGCCGCAAGTTTCAGATACATGCTCCAGCGGCATCGGGCTGAAGGTAATCTTCTCCCTCGCCATATCCAGCCTGACGTCATTTACATATTTCACAATCGTTGTGCCGAACGCCTCTTTGAACAAATGTACCGCGCGGGAGACGGAAATATCGACATGGCCGGCCACATCCTCCAGATGGAAGGCGTAAGCGGCATGCTCCTCGACATATTGCTTCATCCGGTAGGCGAGATAGGCCTTGGGTGAAATTGCCGGCTGCTCGGACATCAGCCTGTCAATCTCCATGCAGAGAATCTGCAGATAACAAGCGGAGATATCCGGTGAAGAATCGGATAACCGGCGCTGCTCCAGCACAAGCTGGCGGAACAGGCCGAGAATATGATCGCTAAGCGGCAGCCGGAGTACAGCGGGGCGATGCTTGCGTCCCCACCATTCTTCTATCCAGGGCCCGCTGCAGAATATATGATAGTCACCGCTCTCTATCCGCGGTTTGCCGACAGGGTAGACTTCCTTATCGATACTTAAGTAGTAGGGATCGGTTGGCGCGAACAGCATCAGATTGCCGCTCTCGACAGTAGTGATGACTCCGCCCTCCATGGTCCGGCTGCGCCCTTCGGTCTGGAGGCGCAGCAGATAATACTGGACGCCCTCGCTGCGGGACATATGAAACGGCTTGCGGTGGAAGGAGAATCCGGCGGATAGGATGTGGCAGGCTGCGTTAGGTGTCATGAGTCCTCCTAGTTTTTTAAATGATAAGCAGATTGTTCATGTTTTAATCATATTATTCATTTTATTATATACGCTTTCATATTACCATGTACCTAAGCAAAAAACATACAAATGATGTGGGGGAGGCTTTATTGCGGCTCTGATCGCTACATAGGCAAACTCTGGACGCAGCGGATGGCAGGTAGACAGCTATATTACATCCTATGTTTACAGCCCGTTTGTTCAGGTGGAATGCTTGGCATAGGTGCCGGGCAAAGGGCGGTGGCGGCAAGATCAGCCTGACTCTCGGATCAAACTTAGGAGTGAGAGCAATAATGTTGAAGGTAGGACTTCAGCTGTATACGCTGAGAGACGAACTGGAACAGGATTTCGAAGGGACAATACGCAAGGTTGCCGAACTGGGCTACAGCGGTGTGGAATTCTTCCACTATTTCGGCCGTACGGCTGAGCAGGTGAAGGCACTGCTAGAGGAAACGGGGCTCGTTGCTCTCGGAGCACATCGTCCGTATGATGTTATGCTGAATGATACGGAACAGGAAATCAGCTTCAATCTGGAGATTGGCAACCGTAATCTGATCGTGCCTTTTCTGACTGAAGAACAGCGTAATTGGCCTGAAGTGGCTAAGAACCTGCAACGGATCGGCGACAAATGCCGGGCTGGCGGAGCTGTTCTTTCTTATCATAATCATGATTTCGAATTCACGGAGAAGGTGGGCGGCCTTACTGCTTTTGACTATCTGTTCGAAGAAGTGCCTGCTGACCAGCTTCAAGTGGAAATGGATACATGCTGGGTGTATTTTGGCGGATATGATCCGGTAGAATACATCAATAAATACGCAGGACGACTGCCGATCATCCACCTCAAGGACCTGAAGAAACGCGAAGACGGTTCTCCGGAAACTGTTGTACTGGGTGAAGGTGAAGTCAATCTGGCTGCCATCATCGAAGCGGCTGCTGCGGCTGGTGTGGAATGGGCAGTGGTTGAACAGGATTATTGCAGCCGTTCACCGCTTGCCAGTGTAACTGACAGTTTGAACTGGATCACAACATATGCGAAACAAGGAGGAAATATTCATGTCTAACAAACTCAAAATTGCTATTATCGGTTGCGGTGGTATCGCAAACGGCAAACATATGCCAAGTCTTTCCCGTCAGGCGGATGCCGAAATGGTGGCATTCTGTGACATCGTAGAAGAACGCGCCCAAGAGGCTGCTAAGACTTACGGTGCTGAAGGCGCTGCCGTATTCACCGATTTCCGTGAGCTGCTGGCTGCCGGCGGATTCGACATCGTGCATGTATGCACACCAAACGACAGCCACTCCGAGATCACTGTGGCCGCCCTCGAAGCCGGCAATCACGTACTGTGCGAGAAGCCGATGGCGAAGACCACTGCCCAGGCGAAGGAAATGCTGGATGCCGCCAAGCGCACAGGCAAGAAATTGTCCATTGCCTATCAGAACCGTTTCCGTGCAGACAGTGATTATCTGAAGGGGCTGTGCGAGAGCGGAGAACTCGGCGATATCTATTACGGTAAGGCTATTGCGCTTCGCCGCCGTGCTGTTCCAACTTGGGGCGTATTCCTGGATGAAGAGAAGCAGGGCGGCGGACCGCTGATCGATATCGGTACACATGCACTGGATCTGACGCTCTGGCTGATGGATAACTACAAACCGCGTATGGTTGTAGGCTCCACCTTCCACAAACTGGGCCAGAAGAAAAATGCGGCGAATGCCTTCGGTCCATGGGATCCGGAACAATTCAAGGTTGAAGATTCCGCATTCGGCTTCATTACAATGGAGAACGGTGCTACAATTGTGCTTGAAGCCAGCTGGGCGCTGAATGTGTCTGAATTTGGCGAAGCCAAGACAATGCTCGCCGGTACTGAAGGCGGAGCAGACATGAAGGACGGCCTGCGTCTGAACGGCGAACGTGCCGGACGCCTGTACGAAACCAAGGTTGATCTTGGATCAGGCGGAGTAGCCTTCTACTCTGGTGCTGCTGAGACTGAGGCTGACCGTGAAGCGCGTCTGTGGCTTGAAGCGGTAAGAGAAGATAAAGATCCGGTTGTATTGCCGGAGCAGGCTTTTGTTGTTACCCAAATCCTTGAAGCAGTATATGAATCAGCACGTACCGGACGTGCCGTTTATTTTGACGGAAGTTCTGACAACTAAGAGCATCTCCGGTTCACGCGACTATTAGAGAAACAGGAGTGGAATCCATGAGTTCAATCAAACATACTGTAGTTATCGTTGGTTACGGCGGAATGGGAAGCTATCACACGCAATTAATCAAAGAAAGTGACCGCGTGATAGTGAGCGGAGCCTTCGATCTGCTGGAAGACCGGCGCACGTTGGCTGCCGAAGCAGGTTACACCGCTTATTCCAGCTATGAGGAAGTACTGGCAGATCCGGATGTGGAGATTATTCTGATCGCTACACCGAATGATGTGCACAAGGACATTGCTGTTCGTGCATTTCAAGCCGGCAAGCATGTGGTCTGTGAGAAGCCGGTGGCCATGTCATCAGCCGAATTTACCGAGATGCAGGCAGCGGCGGATGCTGCCGGGCGTGTGCTGATGGTGCACCAGAACAGACGCTGGGATGAGGATTTCCGCGTAATCAAGGAGATGTATGAGAAGGAGACGATTGGATCACTCTTCCAGATCGAATCCCGGGTGCATGGTGCCAACGGGATTCCCGGCGACTGGCGTCATGTGAAGGCGCAGGGCGGAGGGATGCTGCTGGACTGGGGCGTTCATCTGCTGGATCAGCTGCTGTTCATGATTGACAGCAAGGTCACAAGCGTCAGCAGCAGTCTGAGCTTTATTCTGGGCAATGATGTAGATGACGGTTTCGAGGCCATCCTGCAGTTTGAGAACGGGATCAAAGCTATCGTTGAAGTCGGGACCACCAACTTCATCACGCTGCCAAGATGGTATGTGAAGGGCCTTGAGGGGACAGCTATTATTGAGGACTGGTCTCTGAGAGGAAGAATGGTCACCCGTAACAACGCATCCGAAAAAATAGAACCGACACCGATCCGTGCCGGTGTAGGTTTAACCAAGACGATGGCTCCGCCTTCAGAAGGCTCGACAATTACCGAAGACCTGCCGGCGGCGTCTGAGCTGTCCTCCAGCTTCTATGACAATCTGGCTGCAGTAATCG
This window encodes:
- a CDS encoding Fur family transcriptional regulator; the protein is MNRVANISQQFAAQNYKLTPQREAIVRVLLDNEKDHLSVEEVYMLVKRSYPHLGLATVYRTLELLCELHIVEKMNFGDGVARYDLRGDDHVHMHHHLICNVCGKLEEIKDDWLVDLEARLAREYGFSVTDHRLDFKGTYNTCKGNGCKGDKECRAVS
- a CDS encoding TetR/AcrR family transcriptional regulator, which codes for MPKKVNHDERRNHLAEAAWRIIRRDGLEAVSVRNVAREAGMSLGSLRHYFASQSELLAFSMRLVSERSYQRVEVFQYSGNPREDVERLIHELMPIDEERRAEAEVWLAFVGRAAADPAIQALKQEVHNGLYSGFCQMMEYLDAVNLLRQDLDLDREIKMLHALVDGLVVHSVIYPEMVTPEDMIQLISSHLDKLMA
- a CDS encoding TIGR00266 family protein; this encodes MKYDVLYDGAFAMLKVVLESGESVKAEMGAMVAMSPNVELRGTVDGGIMRGLGRMLSGEKFFFQELTATRGQSEVLLSPGAIGDIQAIELDGSYKLMVQKDGFLAGTHGIQVNTKMQNLTRGLFSGEGFFIIEISGRGTVFLSSFGAIHAINLGPGEEMIIDNGHLVAWPDYMDYKVEKAASGWLNSLTSGEALVCRFRGEGVVLVQTRNPGSFGSWIKSFVPNRP
- a CDS encoding helix-turn-helix domain-containing protein is translated as MTPNAACHILSAGFSFHRKPFHMSRSEGVQYYLLRLQTEGRSRTMEGGVITTVESGNLMLFAPTDPYYLSIDKEVYPVGKPRIESGDYHIFCSGPWIEEWWGRKHRPAVLRLPLSDHILGLFRQLVLEQRRLSDSSPDISACYLQILCMEIDRLMSEQPAISPKAYLAYRMKQYVEEHAAYAFHLEDVAGHVDISVSRAVHLFKEAFGTTIVKYVNDVRLDMAREKITFSPMPLEHVSETCGFANYTYFHRVFRSRFGMSPKQYRIHSRAQV
- a CDS encoding sugar phosphate isomerase/epimerase family protein, giving the protein MLKVGLQLYTLRDELEQDFEGTIRKVAELGYSGVEFFHYFGRTAEQVKALLEETGLVALGAHRPYDVMLNDTEQEISFNLEIGNRNLIVPFLTEEQRNWPEVAKNLQRIGDKCRAGGAVLSYHNHDFEFTEKVGGLTAFDYLFEEVPADQLQVEMDTCWVYFGGYDPVEYINKYAGRLPIIHLKDLKKREDGSPETVVLGEGEVNLAAIIEAAAAAGVEWAVVEQDYCSRSPLASVTDSLNWITTYAKQGGNIHV
- a CDS encoding Gfo/Idh/MocA family protein; translated protein: MSNKLKIAIIGCGGIANGKHMPSLSRQADAEMVAFCDIVEERAQEAAKTYGAEGAAVFTDFRELLAAGGFDIVHVCTPNDSHSEITVAALEAGNHVLCEKPMAKTTAQAKEMLDAAKRTGKKLSIAYQNRFRADSDYLKGLCESGELGDIYYGKAIALRRRAVPTWGVFLDEEKQGGGPLIDIGTHALDLTLWLMDNYKPRMVVGSTFHKLGQKKNAANAFGPWDPEQFKVEDSAFGFITMENGATIVLEASWALNVSEFGEAKTMLAGTEGGADMKDGLRLNGERAGRLYETKVDLGSGGVAFYSGAAETEADREARLWLEAVREDKDPVVLPEQAFVVTQILEAVYESARTGRAVYFDGSSDN
- a CDS encoding Gfo/Idh/MocA family protein is translated as MSSIKHTVVIVGYGGMGSYHTQLIKESDRVIVSGAFDLLEDRRTLAAEAGYTAYSSYEEVLADPDVEIILIATPNDVHKDIAVRAFQAGKHVVCEKPVAMSSAEFTEMQAAADAAGRVLMVHQNRRWDEDFRVIKEMYEKETIGSLFQIESRVHGANGIPGDWRHVKAQGGGMLLDWGVHLLDQLLFMIDSKVTSVSSSLSFILGNDVDDGFEAILQFENGIKAIVEVGTTNFITLPRWYVKGLEGTAIIEDWSLRGRMVTRNNASEKIEPTPIRAGVGLTKTMAPPSEGSTITEDLPAASELSSSFYDNLAAVIEGTAEPIVKNAEVLRVLVLIEAIFEAAEKNETIKNFDIYEA